A segment of the Siphonobacter curvatus genome:
TATTACCAATCTGATGCAACGGTACAATCCCATGATTGGCCGGGTTCAACAGATCATCAAGCGTAATTTACTGGGAAAACCCATTCACGGTTTCTTTGAAAACTACGCCAGCGACGAAGGCCTGGCTCCTACCCACTGGTTCTGGAATCGGGAGATTAGTGGCGGTATTTTCATCGAACACGCCGTTCACTTTTTCGATTTGTTTGAATACTGGCTGGGAGCCGGAACGGTCGTGGCCGCCCAACGGGTCTTACGGCCCGAAAGCGGTATTGAAGAACAGGTACAAGCCATTGTGAAATACGAAAACGACATACTCGTTAATTTTTACCACGGCTTCACGCAGCCGGGCCGCTTAGACCGTCAGGAATTACGAATCGTATTTGAGCACGGAGATATTACGCTCGAAGAATGGGTACCTACCCGACTGACGTTGCGGGGCATTGTCAACGAAGAACAAACCCAGCAGTTACTCGACATTTTCCCGGGAGCCCGACTGGATATTTCGGCCTCCTACGGCGGTCCGGATCGGCAACAGCGTGGTCGCCATAAAGACATTGAAGCGTTCCAAAAAATAGAGCTTCATTTCGGAGATCAAACCAACAAGCAACACCTCTACGGAGATTTGCTCCGGGATTTCTTCACCGAGCAATCGGACTATCTGCGGGGTCGCGTTACCAAGCGAAAAAGTACGGAAGAAAATGGGTTACGTTCCCTGGAATTAGCGTATCAGGCTAGTCAGATGGCCCAATAGTCAAGAAAAAGCCCCGAACACTCAAAAAGGGTTTGGGGCTTTTTTATAAGATTGCTTACGCCGAAGGGAGCTACGCTATTCTTCATCCAGTTTCGGATAATCCGTGTATCCTTTTTCACCAGGCGAATAGAAAGTACTGGGATCGCCTTCGGCCAGCGGAGCTTCCTGCTCGAAACGTTCGGGTAAATCCGGATTCGCGATAAATGGGGTTCCAAATGAAATCAAATCCGCCGCTCCATTTTGCAGGTCTTCTTCCGCCCGCTCCTTTGTATAACTTCGATTCAGAATCAGTGTACCCGGAAAAACCTGTCGTACATACTGCCGGAGGGCTGTGTACCCTTCTCCCTCGCTTGCATTAATGAGGTGAATGTAGGTCACATACTCACCCAGCTGGTCAGCCAAATAGCGATAAATTTCATCGAATTTCGGCTGATAGGGCATATCGTTCATTTCACCGTAGGGCGACAAACGAATCCCAACGCGGTCTTTCCCAATGGCTTCCGCTACCTGTCGGGCTACTTCTAAAGCAAAATGAGCGTATTTTTCGGTGGTTCCGCCGTACGCGTCTGTCCGTTGGTTGGTCGTAGGGCGAATGAACTGTTCGATCAGATACCCATTGGCTGCGTGTAGCTCAACGCCGTCAAAACCGGCGGTAATGGCATTGGTAGCCGCCTGTACAAACTCCAGAACGGCATCGTGCACTTCGCCTTCGGTCATGGCGTAGGGTACGGGATGGGCCTGTACCCCTTCCTGATCCGTACGCATGTTACCCTTGGCCCGTACCTCCGAGGGAGCGACAATCAAGGCTCCTTCATGCATATTCAGGCGATGCGAAATACGTCCGGTATGCATGAGCTGTACAAAGATTTTCCCGCCACGGTCGTGTACGGCTTCCGTTACTTTTCGCCAGCCTAAAATTTGCTCTTCGTTCCAGATACCGGGGATACGGGCATAGCCTTCCCCATTGATGGAAGGGCTGGTTCCTTCCGTAATAATCAGTCCCGCCGATGCCCGCTGAGCATAGTATAGAGCCATGTGTTCGGTAGGAATATGGTCGACACTGGCCCGGTTTCGCGTCATGGGAGCCATAACGATGCGATTATTCAGGCTTAAATCTCCCAGCGTCAGGGGCGTAAACAAGCGTAAATCACTCATAAAAACGATAGGATTACGGGCTATTCTTTGAAAAAGAATCGAACTTTTATTCTTTTAATTGATTTTTACGCCTGATTTCACCTGTCTCTGTCTTGCGATGCACATTCACATTCGAACGCTTATACCCGAAGACGAAATAGCTTTGGCATTCCTAGCTAATAACCGTTCGATTTATGATAATGTTCGAGATATTTTTCCGCATCCGTATACCCTTGATCATGCTCGGGCATGGATTGATTATGGCCGCAGTCAGCCGACGCTAAATGCCGCTATTACAGTCGATAATTGTTTTGCTGGTTGCGTAGGGCTGATTCCGGGACAGGATATTCACCGGGTAAGTGCAGAAATTGGGTATTGGTTAGGCGAGCCTTTCTGGGGGAAAGGTATCATGACAACGGCCCTTGACTTGTGGGTACAGCAGATCTGGCAGACGTTCCCGGAGGTACACCGCTTATGGGCTGGCGTTTTTGCATTCAATACAGCCTCAATGCGGGTACTGGAGAAAGTGGGTTTTGAGAAAGAAGCGGTTTTAAAACAGGCTATGATTAAAAATCAGGTATTGGTTGATGAACACCTCTACAGTCTCCGCCGCTCCTGATTTTCCTCTGCTTCGTATAACCTATCGCCGATGGTTGTACACCATGAAGGCAAAGAGCAGAATCCAGAGGATATCGACAAAGTGCCAGTACAGGGTCATGAGATTCAGCTTCAGTTGATTGGGTGGATTGACGCTGTACACGTAGGCATCCAGGTATTTATGGTTCCGAAGGGCTTCCCAGA
Coding sequences within it:
- a CDS encoding alkene reductase; this encodes MSDLRLFTPLTLGDLSLNNRIVMAPMTRNRASVDHIPTEHMALYYAQRASAGLIITEGTSPSINGEGYARIPGIWNEEQILGWRKVTEAVHDRGGKIFVQLMHTGRISHRLNMHEGALIVAPSEVRAKGNMRTDQEGVQAHPVPYAMTEGEVHDAVLEFVQAATNAITAGFDGVELHAANGYLIEQFIRPTTNQRTDAYGGTTEKYAHFALEVARQVAEAIGKDRVGIRLSPYGEMNDMPYQPKFDEIYRYLADQLGEYVTYIHLINASEGEGYTALRQYVRQVFPGTLILNRSYTKERAEEDLQNGAADLISFGTPFIANPDLPERFEQEAPLAEGDPSTFYSPGEKGYTDYPKLDEE
- a CDS encoding Gfo/Idh/MocA family protein, which gives rise to MQSLPYETLRLGVIGMGGFGLFATQHFLQVPDTQLIAIAGTFREQAKQAARRFKADLLETPEELATRTDVDVIYLATPPSLHYEQAMLCLRNGKHVICEKPLALTPDQGREMLALAKERGLVIITNLMQRYNPMIGRVQQIIKRNLLGKPIHGFFENYASDEGLAPTHWFWNREISGGIFIEHAVHFFDLFEYWLGAGTVVAAQRVLRPESGIEEQVQAIVKYENDILVNFYHGFTQPGRLDRQELRIVFEHGDITLEEWVPTRLTLRGIVNEEQTQQLLDIFPGARLDISASYGGPDRQQRGRHKDIEAFQKIELHFGDQTNKQHLYGDLLRDFFTEQSDYLRGRVTKRKSTEENGLRSLELAYQASQMAQ
- a CDS encoding GNAT family N-acetyltransferase, whose product is MHIHIRTLIPEDEIALAFLANNRSIYDNVRDIFPHPYTLDHARAWIDYGRSQPTLNAAITVDNCFAGCVGLIPGQDIHRVSAEIGYWLGEPFWGKGIMTTALDLWVQQIWQTFPEVHRLWAGVFAFNTASMRVLEKVGFEKEAVLKQAMIKNQVLVDEHLYSLRRS